One genomic region from Stutzerimonas decontaminans encodes:
- a CDS encoding chemotaxis protein CheV: MAGVLDSVNQRTQLVGQNRLELLLFRLEGDQLYGINVFKVREVLQCPRLTVMPKCGRVVRGVASIRGTTLPILDLSLATGKSALMDLQNSFAVITEYNNRTLGFLVSSVERIVNLNWEAILPPPKGAGRDHYLTAVTHIDNKLVEIIDVEKVLAEVAPTSEEVSSGVVDADTRAKALSCRVLIVDDSSVARKQITRCLENIGIEVVKLNDGREALNYLKRMADEGKSPAEEFLMMISDIEMPEMDGYTLTTEVRHDPRMHGMHILLHTSLSGVFNQNMVKRAGADDFLAKFQPDDLAARVAERIRQADAN; encoded by the coding sequence ATGGCCGGTGTATTGGATTCGGTTAACCAGCGTACCCAATTGGTGGGGCAGAACCGCCTGGAGTTGCTGCTGTTTCGTCTCGAAGGCGACCAGCTTTATGGGATCAATGTGTTCAAGGTTCGCGAAGTACTGCAGTGCCCTCGTCTGACCGTTATGCCGAAGTGCGGTCGGGTGGTGCGGGGGGTTGCGAGCATTCGTGGCACCACGTTACCGATCCTCGATCTATCGCTTGCAACAGGCAAGTCGGCGCTTATGGATCTGCAGAACTCCTTTGCGGTGATTACCGAGTACAACAACCGGACGCTGGGTTTTCTGGTGAGTTCGGTCGAAAGAATCGTCAATTTGAACTGGGAGGCGATACTGCCGCCGCCAAAGGGGGCGGGGCGTGATCATTACCTCACCGCCGTGACCCACATCGACAACAAGCTCGTCGAGATCATCGATGTGGAGAAGGTCCTGGCGGAAGTGGCGCCCACCTCGGAGGAGGTTTCTTCGGGGGTGGTCGATGCCGACACTCGAGCCAAGGCGCTCTCCTGTCGCGTTCTGATCGTCGATGACTCATCGGTGGCGCGTAAGCAGATCACTCGCTGTCTGGAAAATATAGGCATCGAGGTCGTCAAGTTGAACGACGGGCGCGAAGCGCTGAACTATCTGAAGCGGATGGCAGACGAAGGCAAGAGCCCGGCAGAAGAGTTTTTGATGATGATTTCCGATATTGAAATGCCGGAAATGGATGGCTATACCCTGACAACCGAGGTGCGACACGATCCGCGAATGCACGGTATGCATATACTTCTGCATACTTCCCTTTCCGGCGTGTTCAACCAGAACATGGTGAAGCGGGCAGGCGCGGATGATTTCCTCGCCAAGTTCCAGCCTGATGATCTCGCTGCCCGCGTGGCCGAGCGGATCAGGCAGGCGGATGCAAACTGA
- the cheR gene encoding protein-glutamate O-methyltransferase CheR produces the protein MQTEASSSHDGEALLVSVDLDFEQFRVFLEKTCGILLGSNKQYLVSSRLNKLMEQQGIKTLGDLVRKIQAQPRGGLRELVVDAMTTNETLWFRDTYPFEVLKSRVLPEMLKAGSGQRLRIWSAACSSGQEPYSLSMAIDEYERSNPSQAKTGVQIVATELSGAMLAACKAAEYDSLAIARGLSSDRLQRYFDVKAPGRWAVKPAIRSRVEFKVQNLLDSYAALGKFDIVFCRNVLIYFSADVKKDILKRIHATLRPGGYLFLGASEALNGLPELYQMVQCSPGIIYKAK, from the coding sequence ATGCAAACTGAGGCTAGCTCCTCTCATGATGGTGAGGCTTTATTGGTGTCAGTCGATCTGGATTTCGAGCAGTTCCGGGTATTTCTTGAAAAGACGTGCGGCATTCTCCTGGGTAGTAACAAGCAGTATCTGGTTTCCAGCCGCCTGAACAAGCTGATGGAACAGCAGGGAATCAAGACGCTGGGCGACTTGGTGCGAAAAATCCAGGCGCAGCCGCGTGGGGGGTTGCGAGAGCTGGTCGTCGATGCGATGACGACCAACGAAACTCTCTGGTTTCGTGATACTTACCCGTTCGAAGTGCTGAAAAGTCGCGTTTTACCGGAGATGCTCAAGGCAGGGTCCGGACAGCGCCTGCGGATCTGGTCGGCTGCCTGCTCGTCGGGGCAGGAGCCCTACTCGCTGTCGATGGCGATCGACGAATACGAACGCAGCAATCCGAGCCAGGCAAAGACCGGTGTGCAGATCGTTGCCACAGAGCTTTCGGGCGCGATGCTTGCGGCCTGCAAAGCCGCCGAATACGACAGCTTGGCAATAGCTCGTGGTTTGTCCAGCGACCGTTTGCAGCGCTATTTCGATGTGAAGGCTCCGGGGCGTTGGGCGGTAAAACCGGCGATTCGTTCGCGGGTCGAGTTCAAGGTTCAGAACCTTTTGGACAGCTACGCGGCGCTGGGCAAGTTCGACATCGTGTTCTGCCGGAACGTGCTGATCTATTTCTCCGCTGATGTGAAGAAGGACATCCTCAAGCGTATTCACGCGACGCTGCGTCCGGGGGGGTATCTCTTTTTAGGAGCATCCGAAGCTCTTAACGGGCTTCCCGAGCTATACCAGATGGTCCAGTGCAGCCCAGGCATCATCTACAAGGCGAAATGA
- a CDS encoding flagellar hook protein FlgE, translating into MSFNIGLSGLRAASKDLNVTGNNIANAGTVGFKQSRAEFSDVYAASVLGTGKNPQGSGVLMSNISQQFNQGNINYTQNALDLAINGNGFFQVSNNGAVSYTRAGYFGTDREGFLVDNFGYKLQGFPVDGNGNLQNGVVGDLQIQTTNQSPKATSQINTAFNLNSTQKAPVTWQSAYDASLQPAYDAAYNTSLTTAGQAAYDAEFALSGDPALAEDARAAALVDTTNITNAQAAGNAAKALPANQAAALTAANGTFNPADPTTYNSSTSLNIYDSQGNAHVMTQYFVKTGANTWDMKVLIDGRNPADPAQEPPQPYVMGLTFSASGALTGIDNGGSGLFSVSPDLKVTLNSATGNPPAGGWIPAISNGATPATWSANGALANPGGIALDFSKSSQYASAFAVNSVAQDGYTTGELAGLEIDDTGVIFARYTNGQSKVQGQIILANFANVQGLTPVGKTQWVQSFESGEPVVGTPGSGTLGALQAGALEDSNVELSDQLVNLIVAQRNYQANAKTIETESAITQTIINLR; encoded by the coding sequence ATGTCCTTCAATATCGGTCTTAGCGGCCTGCGTGCCGCGAGCAAGGATCTCAACGTCACCGGCAACAACATCGCCAACGCCGGCACTGTGGGCTTCAAGCAGTCGCGCGCGGAGTTTTCCGATGTATATGCGGCTTCCGTGCTCGGCACGGGCAAAAACCCACAGGGCAGCGGCGTGCTGATGTCCAATATTTCCCAGCAGTTCAATCAGGGGAATATCAACTACACACAGAACGCGCTGGATCTGGCCATTAACGGCAATGGTTTCTTTCAGGTCAGTAACAATGGCGCAGTAAGTTATACCCGCGCCGGTTATTTTGGCACTGATCGCGAAGGTTTCCTGGTCGACAACTTCGGCTACAAGCTGCAGGGTTTCCCGGTGGATGGGAACGGCAATCTGCAGAATGGTGTAGTTGGTGATTTGCAAATTCAGACTACCAATCAGTCGCCGAAGGCGACCAGCCAGATCAACACCGCTTTCAATCTGAACTCGACGCAGAAGGCTCCGGTTACCTGGCAGTCCGCCTATGACGCTTCGCTGCAGCCAGCCTATGACGCCGCCTATAACACCTCGCTTACCACTGCAGGGCAGGCTGCATATGACGCGGAGTTCGCGCTGAGCGGTGACCCAGCGCTTGCTGAAGATGCACGCGCTGCCGCACTCGTCGACACAACAAATATTACCAATGCGCAGGCCGCGGGAAATGCTGCCAAGGCGCTGCCGGCCAATCAGGCTGCAGCCCTGACTGCCGCTAATGGGACGTTTAACCCCGCCGATCCTACGACTTACAACAGTTCTACTTCGCTGAACATTTACGACTCGCAGGGTAATGCACACGTCATGACGCAGTATTTCGTCAAGACCGGTGCCAATACCTGGGATATGAAAGTGCTCATCGATGGCCGCAATCCGGCCGATCCTGCACAGGAGCCGCCTCAGCCTTACGTCATGGGGCTGACATTTAGCGCTTCCGGTGCGCTGACGGGTATCGATAACGGTGGTTCTGGTTTGTTCAGCGTTTCACCTGATCTGAAAGTTACGCTGAACTCCGCGACCGGCAATCCTCCCGCTGGTGGCTGGATTCCTGCCATTTCCAACGGGGCAACCCCTGCCACTTGGTCCGCCAATGGGGCACTGGCCAATCCAGGCGGCATTGCGCTCGATTTCTCGAAGTCCTCGCAGTACGCCAGCGCCTTTGCCGTCAACAGCGTCGCGCAGGATGGTTACACCACTGGCGAATTGGCGGGACTTGAGATCGATGACACCGGTGTGATCTTCGCCCGTTACACCAACGGCCAGTCGAAGGTGCAGGGGCAGATCATCCTGGCGAACTTCGCTAACGTCCAGGGCCTGACGCCGGTGGGCAAGACCCAGTGGGTTCAGTCTTTCGAGTCTGGCGAGCCGGTTGTCGGCACGCCAGGTTCTGGCACGCTCGGTGCTCTGCAGGCTGGGGCTTTGGAAGACTCCAACGTCGAGTTGTCGGACCAGCTGGTCAACCTGATCGTTGCGCAGCGCAACTACCAGGCCAATGCCAAGACCATCGAGACCGAAAGCGCTATTACCCAGACGATCATCAATTTGCGGTGA
- a CDS encoding flagellar basal body P-ring protein FlgI, producing MWKKLLLLAGLLTLCAGAQAERLKDVATIHGVRSNQLIGYGLVVGLNGSGDQTTQTPFTVQTFNNMLAQFGIKVPAGGNIQLKNVAAVSIHAELPPFAKPGQTIDITVSSIGNAKSLRGGSLLMAPLKGIDGNVYAIAQGNLVVGGFDAGGADGSRITVNSPSAGRIPGGATVERPVPSGFNQGNTLTLNLNRPDFTTAKNIVDQINDLLGPGVAQALDGGSISVTAPLDPSQRVDYLSILENLEVEVGQAVAKVIINSRTGTIVIGQNVRVQPAAVTHGSLTVTITEEPQVSQPEPFSDGQTVVVPNSKVKAEQEAKPMFKFGPGTTLDEIVRAVNQVGAAPSDLMAILEALKQAGALQADLIVI from the coding sequence ATGTGGAAAAAACTGCTTCTGCTCGCGGGCTTGCTCACGCTTTGCGCTGGCGCGCAGGCCGAGCGTCTGAAGGATGTCGCGACCATCCATGGTGTACGGAGCAACCAGCTGATCGGTTACGGCCTGGTTGTCGGTTTGAACGGTAGCGGTGACCAGACCACTCAGACGCCGTTCACCGTGCAGACCTTCAACAACATGCTGGCTCAGTTCGGGATCAAGGTGCCGGCCGGCGGCAATATCCAGTTGAAGAACGTCGCGGCGGTGTCCATCCATGCCGAATTGCCGCCGTTCGCCAAGCCTGGTCAGACCATCGACATCACCGTTTCGTCCATCGGTAACGCCAAGAGCCTGCGCGGCGGTAGCTTGTTGATGGCGCCATTGAAAGGTATCGACGGCAACGTCTACGCCATCGCCCAAGGCAACCTGGTGGTAGGGGGCTTCGATGCAGGTGGCGCGGATGGCTCGCGAATTACCGTCAACTCGCCGTCGGCCGGCCGCATTCCCGGTGGCGCGACCGTCGAGCGCCCGGTGCCGAGTGGCTTCAATCAAGGCAACACGCTGACCCTGAATCTCAATCGCCCGGACTTCACCACCGCCAAGAACATCGTCGACCAGATCAATGACCTGCTCGGCCCAGGTGTGGCGCAAGCGCTCGATGGTGGCTCGATCAGCGTCACCGCGCCGCTGGACCCTAGCCAGCGCGTGGATTACCTGTCGATCCTGGAAAACCTCGAGGTCGAGGTCGGCCAGGCAGTGGCCAAGGTCATCATCAACTCGCGTACTGGCACCATCGTGATCGGCCAGAACGTACGGGTTCAGCCTGCCGCCGTCACCCATGGCAGTCTGACCGTGACCATCACCGAAGAGCCGCAGGTTAGCCAGCCGGAACCCTTCTCGGATGGGCAGACAGTGGTCGTGCCCAACTCGAAGGTCAAAGCCGAGCAGGAAGCCAAGCCGATGTTCAAGTTCGGCCCGGGCACCACGCTGGATGAAATCGTCCGGGCGGTGAATCAGGTGGGCGCTGCGCCCAGCGACCTGATGGCCATTCTCGAAGCGTTGAAGCAGGCCGGCGCGCTGCAAGCCGACCTGATCGTGATCTAA
- the flgF gene encoding flagellar basal-body rod protein FlgF, which translates to MDKMLYVAMTGASQNARAQQAHANNLANISTTGFRRDFEQARSMQVFGDSHPARVYAMSERPGTDFTSGTLQETGRDLDVAVEGEGWIAVQAPDGSEAYVRTGSLNIDVLGMLRTADGMPVMGNGGPIAIPPEEKIDVGHDGTISIRALGENPNIVVTVDRIKLVNPDPKQLEKGTDGLIRLKDGQPVEPDANVRVVSGFLEASNVNAVSEMTSILALSRQFELHVKMMRTAEDDAAAMARVLQLS; encoded by the coding sequence ATGGACAAGATGCTCTACGTGGCCATGACCGGGGCCAGCCAAAATGCGCGGGCACAGCAGGCCCATGCCAACAATCTGGCGAACATTTCGACTACCGGGTTTCGCCGGGATTTTGAGCAAGCCCGCTCTATGCAGGTGTTTGGCGATAGCCATCCGGCGCGGGTTTATGCGATGTCCGAGCGGCCCGGCACGGATTTCACGTCCGGTACACTGCAGGAAACAGGTCGTGACCTGGATGTAGCCGTCGAGGGTGAAGGATGGATCGCGGTGCAGGCGCCGGATGGCAGTGAGGCGTATGTCCGTACGGGCAGCCTGAATATTGACGTGCTGGGCATGTTGCGCACCGCCGACGGCATGCCTGTGATGGGTAACGGCGGGCCGATTGCTATCCCGCCCGAGGAGAAGATCGACGTCGGTCATGACGGCACCATCAGCATCCGGGCCCTGGGTGAAAATCCGAACATTGTGGTCACGGTGGATCGGATCAAGTTGGTCAATCCCGATCCGAAGCAGCTGGAAAAGGGTACGGATGGCTTGATTCGCCTGAAAGATGGCCAGCCCGTCGAGCCGGACGCAAACGTACGAGTCGTTTCGGGATTTCTTGAGGCGAGCAACGTCAACGCGGTATCCGAAATGACTTCCATCCTGGCGCTGTCCCGCCAGTTCGAACTGCACGTAAAGATGATGCGCACCGCCGAAGATGATGCGGCTGCCATGGCGCGCGTACTGCAACTCAGCTAA
- the flgG gene encoding flagellar basal-body rod protein FlgG, protein MLPALWVSKTGLSAQDMNLTTISNNLANVSTTGFKRDRAEFQDLLYQIRRQPGGQSSQDSELPSGLQLGTGVRVTGTQKIFTAGSLQTTEQPLDMAINGRGFFQVLLPDGTVSYTRDGSFHLSSDGQLVTSNGYALEPAIVVPPETQTFTVGEDGTVSVTTVGNPQPQIIGNLQTADFINPAGLQAMGNNLFLETAASGAPQVSTPGLNGLGTVLQNTLENSNVSVVEELVNMITTQRAYEMNSKVISTADQMLSFVTQQL, encoded by the coding sequence ATGCTTCCAGCACTTTGGGTCAGCAAGACCGGACTGTCCGCTCAGGATATGAACCTGACGACCATTTCCAACAACCTGGCCAACGTTTCTACTACCGGCTTCAAGCGTGACCGTGCCGAATTCCAGGATCTGCTGTATCAGATCCGTCGCCAGCCCGGTGGCCAATCCAGCCAGGACAGCGAACTGCCGTCCGGCTTGCAGCTGGGTACCGGTGTGCGCGTGACCGGAACCCAGAAGATTTTTACCGCCGGTAGTCTGCAGACCACCGAGCAGCCGCTGGACATGGCGATCAATGGCCGCGGTTTCTTCCAGGTGCTACTGCCGGACGGTACGGTTTCCTACACCCGCGACGGTAGCTTCCACCTGAGCTCCGACGGCCAGCTGGTCACCTCCAACGGTTACGCATTGGAGCCGGCCATCGTGGTTCCGCCGGAAACTCAGACATTCACTGTCGGCGAGGACGGTACCGTTTCGGTGACCACCGTGGGCAATCCTCAGCCGCAGATCATCGGCAACCTGCAGACGGCCGACTTCATCAACCCGGCAGGTCTGCAGGCGATGGGCAACAACCTGTTCCTGGAGACCGCTGCAAGCGGCGCGCCGCAGGTCAGTACGCCAGGGCTGAACGGCCTGGGTACGGTGCTGCAGAACACCCTGGAGAACTCCAACGTCAGCGTCGTTGAGGAACTGGTGAACATGATCACCACCCAGCGCGCCTACGAGATGAATTCCAAGGTCATTTCCACCGCCGACCAGATGCTGTCGTTTGTCACGCAGCAGCTCTGA
- the flgH gene encoding flagellar basal body L-ring protein FlgH, whose product MSRLLIVVSMSSALALVGCVAPAPKPNDPYYAPVLPRTPLPAAQNNGAIYQAGFETNLYDDRKAHRVGDIITITLNERTQASKNATSKLSKDSSANIGLGSLFGGAVSMANPLTGNSMNLGAEYEASRDTSGSGQAGQSNSLSGSITVTISEVLPNGILAVRGEKWMTLNTGDELVRIAGLVRADDISTDNTVPSTRIADARITYSGTGAFADASQPGWLDRFFLSPMWPF is encoded by the coding sequence ATGAGCCGTTTGCTGATTGTTGTGTCGATGTCGTCTGCCCTGGCGCTGGTCGGATGTGTTGCCCCTGCGCCGAAACCGAACGACCCGTACTACGCTCCGGTGCTGCCGCGCACGCCGTTGCCGGCGGCGCAGAACAACGGCGCGATCTATCAGGCAGGCTTCGAAACCAACCTGTACGACGACCGCAAGGCTCATCGGGTCGGCGACATCATTACCATCACCCTCAACGAGCGGACTCAGGCCAGCAAGAACGCGACCTCCAAGCTCTCGAAGGACAGCAGTGCGAACATCGGTCTCGGCTCGCTGTTCGGCGGGGCGGTTTCGATGGCGAACCCGCTGACGGGTAATTCGATGAATCTGGGCGCCGAGTACGAGGCGTCGCGCGACACTTCCGGCTCTGGCCAGGCAGGGCAGAGCAACAGCCTGTCCGGCTCCATCACCGTCACCATTTCCGAAGTGCTGCCTAACGGCATCCTCGCCGTGCGCGGTGAGAAGTGGATGACGCTCAATACCGGCGACGAACTGGTGCGCATTGCGGGCCTGGTGCGCGCGGACGATATCTCCACCGACAACACCGTTCCGTCAACACGCATTGCCGATGCACGTATCACCTATTCGGGCACCGGCGCCTTTGCCGATGCGAGCCAGCCGGGCTGGCTCGACCGATTCTTCCTTAGCCCGATGTGGCCCTTCTGA
- the flgJ gene encoding flagellar assembly peptidoglycan hydrolase FlgJ — MENRLGSGARGLDSGSYTDLNRLSQLKVGKDRDGEENVRKVAQEFESLFLNEMLKSMRAATEVLAKDNPLNSQASKQYQDMYDQQLSVSLSKEGGGIGLADVLVRQLSKQTETVTRNNPFAQVAQTEGSAWPSKPAAGVESARDDSRLLNQRRLALPGKLSEQQVANVSATAVAPAGDAMQPLVDVDWKPATAFVPPADKPLTVNGVEKSAPNAPSKTRFSSSQEFIATMLPMAEKAAERLGIEPRFLVAQAALETGWGKSMIRQKDGSNSHNLFGIKATGWKGASATVTTTEYVNGKATREKAGFRAYDSFEQSFDDFVSLLENNDRYRTAIQVASNTGDSERFVKELQKAGYATDPQYARKISQIARKMQTYQTVADANSVPAMRTRG; from the coding sequence ATGGAAAATCGTCTCGGTAGCGGAGCGCGTGGTCTCGATAGCGGCAGCTACACCGACCTCAATCGTCTCAGCCAGCTCAAGGTCGGCAAAGACCGCGACGGCGAGGAGAACGTGCGCAAAGTTGCGCAGGAATTCGAATCGTTGTTCCTCAACGAGATGCTCAAGTCGATGCGTGCGGCTACCGAGGTGCTGGCCAAGGATAATCCGCTGAACAGCCAGGCCAGCAAGCAGTATCAGGACATGTACGACCAGCAGCTGTCGGTCAGCCTGTCCAAGGAAGGTGGCGGCATAGGGCTGGCGGATGTGCTGGTGCGCCAGCTGAGCAAGCAGACCGAAACGGTGACGCGCAACAATCCATTCGCTCAGGTTGCGCAGACGGAAGGCTCGGCCTGGCCGAGCAAACCGGCAGCTGGCGTCGAATCTGCTCGAGATGATTCAAGGCTGTTGAATCAGCGCAGGCTTGCATTGCCTGGGAAGCTTAGCGAACAACAGGTTGCCAACGTGTCAGCGACAGCGGTTGCGCCAGCTGGCGATGCCATGCAGCCATTGGTCGACGTGGATTGGAAACCGGCCACCGCGTTCGTGCCGCCCGCAGACAAGCCGCTGACGGTAAACGGTGTCGAGAAAAGTGCTCCGAACGCACCGAGCAAGACGCGTTTCAGTTCCTCGCAGGAGTTCATCGCCACCATGCTGCCCATGGCCGAGAAGGCTGCCGAGCGCCTTGGGATCGAACCACGCTTCCTGGTCGCGCAGGCCGCACTGGAAACCGGCTGGGGTAAGTCCATGATTCGGCAGAAGGACGGCAGCAACAGCCATAACCTGTTCGGCATCAAGGCGACCGGTTGGAAAGGCGCGTCCGCCACCGTGACGACCACCGAATACGTCAATGGCAAGGCGACCCGCGAGAAGGCGGGCTTTCGCGCGTACGATTCATTCGAGCAGAGCTTCGACGACTTCGTCAGCTTGCTGGAGAACAACGACCGCTACCGGACCGCGATCCAGGTAGCGAGCAACACTGGCGACTCGGAGCGTTTCGTCAAAGAATTGCAGAAAGCCGGGTATGCCACCGATCCGCAATATGCCCGCAAGATCAGCCAGATCGCGCGCAAGATGCAGACCTATCAGACCGTTGCCGACGCGAATTCGGTGCCCGCGATGCGGACCAGAGGCTAA
- the flgC gene encoding flagellar basal body rod protein FlgC: MSLSSVFNIAGSGMSAQSTRLNTISSNIANAETVSSSVDQTYRARHPVFATVFQQANGQPDQSLFAGQDQAGVGVQVLGVVEDQSELQARYEPNHPAADEAGYVYYPNVNVVEEMADMISASRAFQTNAELMNTAKTMLQKVLTLGQ, translated from the coding sequence ATGTCTCTTAGCAGCGTATTCAACATTGCCGGCAGCGGCATGAGTGCCCAAAGCACCCGCCTGAACACCATATCCAGCAACATCGCGAACGCCGAAACCGTATCGTCCAGCGTGGATCAGACGTACCGCGCGCGCCATCCGGTATTTGCCACCGTCTTTCAACAAGCCAATGGTCAACCCGATCAATCGCTATTCGCAGGGCAGGATCAGGCCGGGGTGGGCGTCCAGGTGTTGGGTGTAGTGGAGGATCAGAGCGAGCTTCAGGCGCGTTACGAGCCCAACCACCCGGCAGCGGATGAAGCAGGTTACGTCTACTACCCGAACGTCAACGTGGTGGAAGAGATGGCAGACATGATTTCAGCCAGTCGCGCGTTCCAGACCAATGCCGAGCTGATGAATACGGCCAAGACCATGTTGCAGAAAGTGCTGACGCTGGGTCAGTGA
- the flgB gene encoding flagellar basal body rod protein FlgB — protein sequence MSISFDKALGIHEKALGFRSQRAEVLANNIANADTPNYKARDLDFSSVLAEQSARSQGGFGVTRTSDRHIAAEGLEIADASLRFRTPAHPSLDQNTVDLQIEQSNYAKNAVDFQASFTLLNSKFRGLMSALRGE from the coding sequence ATGAGCATCAGTTTCGACAAGGCATTGGGTATCCATGAGAAGGCGCTTGGCTTTCGCTCGCAGCGTGCCGAGGTGCTGGCCAACAACATAGCCAATGCCGATACGCCTAACTACAAGGCGCGGGATCTGGACTTCAGCAGTGTGCTGGCCGAGCAGTCGGCGCGCAGTCAGGGCGGTTTCGGCGTGACACGGACCAGTGACAGGCATATCGCCGCCGAAGGGTTGGAGATCGCCGATGCATCCCTGCGCTTCCGAACGCCCGCACACCCGTCGCTTGATCAGAACACCGTCGATCTGCAGATCGAACAATCCAACTATGCGAAGAACGCCGTGGACTTCCAGGCGAGCTTCACCCTGCTCAACAGCAAGTTCAGGGGGCTGATGAGCGCCCTGCGCGGCGAATAA
- the flgA gene encoding flagellar basal body P-ring formation chaperone FlgA: MTIFRRGRQKLCSCLLLAALCAMSSFTHASTMSHPEQLIDVTEQFLEETVKDYLSRSNIDARHEIVVSRLDPRLRLNQCDQLLAASLGNSAPPMGRVTVRVSCEGSSPWSVFVPAQVRLYREVVVANRSLLRDTVLSAADVSLAERDVSNLNQGYLTRLEEVLGNKLTRPTQPDQVITPNQMELAKVVRKGDQVIITARSGSISVRMPGEAMSDGVPGKQIPVKNQRSGRIVKARVTGPGQVEVAM, from the coding sequence ATGACCATTTTCCGGCGCGGTCGCCAAAAGCTGTGCAGTTGTTTGCTGCTAGCAGCGCTGTGCGCGATGAGCTCTTTCACCCATGCGTCAACCATGTCACATCCTGAACAGCTTATCGACGTGACCGAGCAGTTTCTTGAGGAGACAGTGAAAGACTATTTGAGCCGCAGCAACATTGATGCGCGCCATGAGATCGTTGTCAGCCGACTGGACCCAAGACTCCGCCTGAATCAGTGTGACCAACTGCTCGCGGCCAGCCTTGGCAACTCCGCTCCACCGATGGGGCGCGTCACGGTACGGGTCAGTTGCGAGGGCAGCAGTCCATGGTCAGTCTTCGTCCCCGCGCAGGTTAGGCTCTACCGCGAGGTGGTCGTCGCCAACCGGTCGTTGCTACGCGATACGGTGCTGAGCGCCGCGGACGTAAGCCTTGCCGAGCGGGACGTATCCAACCTCAATCAGGGCTACCTAACGCGACTGGAGGAGGTGCTGGGCAACAAGCTGACTCGCCCGACACAACCGGACCAGGTCATTACGCCGAACCAGATGGAATTGGCCAAGGTTGTACGCAAGGGCGATCAGGTCATCATTACCGCCAGAAGCGGATCGATAAGCGTCCGGATGCCTGGCGAGGCCATGTCAGATGGCGTCCCAGGCAAGCAGATTCCCGTGAAGAACCAGCGTTCGGGCCGCATCGTCAAGGCCCGGGTCACAGGACCAGGCCAGGTTGAAGTCGCGATGTAG
- the flgD gene encoding flagellar hook assembly protein FlgD, whose translation MSTTNGVGGTSSILDQYQFGENREVKGNDLGKNEFLELLVAQLNNQNPLEPQENGEFIGQLAQFSTVEGVEKLNSSMQTILSGYQSSQALQASSLVGRKVIVPTDKAVVDTSETFKASLVLPTSSSNVFVNIYDSTGAAVGRVNMGQQEAGNISFMWDGKDSSGNVLPPGTYRFEAQATYQGETKGLYTLLPANVDSVTLGQNGGELMLNLAGIGSIGLSQVQIIGQ comes from the coding sequence ATGAGCACTACAAACGGCGTCGGTGGCACCAGCTCGATACTCGACCAGTATCAGTTCGGTGAGAACCGTGAGGTGAAGGGCAACGACCTTGGCAAGAATGAATTTCTTGAGCTCCTGGTCGCTCAGCTGAACAACCAGAACCCGCTAGAACCGCAGGAGAATGGCGAGTTCATCGGCCAGCTGGCGCAGTTCAGTACGGTTGAGGGCGTTGAAAAGCTGAACTCGAGCATGCAGACCATCCTGTCCGGGTATCAGTCGTCCCAGGCGTTGCAGGCGTCCTCGCTGGTTGGCCGCAAGGTGATCGTGCCGACTGACAAGGCGGTGGTGGATACCAGCGAAACGTTCAAGGCCAGCCTTGTGCTGCCAACCTCGAGCAGCAATGTGTTCGTGAATATCTACGACAGCACTGGCGCCGCGGTTGGCCGCGTCAACATGGGGCAGCAGGAAGCCGGGAATATTTCGTTCATGTGGGATGGCAAGGATTCCAGCGGCAATGTCTTGCCGCCGGGCACCTATCGCTTCGAGGCCCAGGCTACCTATCAAGGGGAAACCAAGGGTCTGTACACCTTGCTGCCGGCTAACGTCGACAGCGTCACGCTTGGGCAGAACGGCGGGGAGCTGATGCTCAACCTTGCCGGTATCGGCAGCATCGGCCTTTCCCAAGTCCAGATCATCGGACAATAA